ACCTACGTGCTTCTGTCCGATGATCTTGCCGGGGAACTGCGCGTGAATGGATACCTGAACCTTGCCCTGCGGCCGCTCGATAACAACCTTGCTCACGCCGCACGATTTGTATTTATTCTCGATATGCTCGCGGATCTTGTGATCTTCGAGAACGAACGAAGCAAATTCCTGCTTGCTCGCATACCATTGCGAATTCCATTTGTCAATGACGCCGACGCGCAAACCGTGGGGATTAACCTTTTGACCCATGATTATTTATCCTCCTTGGTGTCGAGAATGACCGTGATGTGGCTGGTGCGCTTCAAGATATGATGCGCTCTGCCCTTGCTGACCGGCTGGAAGCGTTTAAGCGTAGGGCCGATATCGGCATAGGCTTCTGCCACGTACAAGTCGTCGACGGACAAGCCTTTGTTGTGTTCGGCGTTAGCCGCGGCGGAATTGAGCACTTTGAACACCTGTTCGCTCGCCGCCTTGGGCGTCGCTTGGAGTATAGCCATGGCTTCCGCTACGTTGCGGCCGCGAATGAGCGCGAGCACGATGCGGACCTTATCGGGCGCAATGCGAACGTGCTTAGCCGTAGCGAACGGACGCTGCTCGCGCCGCTCTTCTACTCTTGCGGTTTTTTCTTTCATTCTTTTTGCCATTACCGTTCTCCTTATCTACCTTTGGTCTTGCTCTCGCCTGCGTGACCGAGGAAGGTACGCGTGGGAGCGAACTCGCCCAGCTTATGCCCGACCATATCGGCGGTAACGTATACCGGCACAAACTTCTTGCCGTTGTGTACGGCAAAGGTAAGACCTATGAATTGAGGGAATATCGTGGACGCGCGCGACCAGGTTTTGATCGGGCGTTTGTCCTGAACTTCCGCCATAGCCTCAGCTTTTTTCATGAGTTTGGCGTCAACATAGTAACCTTTTTTTGTCGATCTTGACATATCTTAAAGCTCCTTAATTTATGCGCTTGACAATGAACTTGTCGGACGCCTTGTGCTTGCTTCTCGTCTTCTTACCGAGCGTCGGCTTGCCCCAAGGCGATACGGGACTGGGTCTGCCTATCGGGCTCTTACCCTCGCCGCCGCCATGCGGGTGATCGCAGGGGTTCATAACAACGCCGCGGACGGTGGGCTTAACGCCCATATGGCGTTTGCGGCCCGCCTTACCCAAGGAAACGAGCTCGTGGTCGAGGTTACCGACCTGACCGATCGTCGCCTTGCAGCGTTGGAGCACCATACGCATTTCGCCGCTGGGAAGACGAAGCGTTGCATACTTGCCTTCCTTAGCCATGAGCTGTGCCGCAGCGCCTGCCGTTCTCGCCATCTGACCGCCACGGCCGGGCAGCATCTCGATGTTGTGAACGAGCGTACCTACGGGGATGTTCGCAAGCGGCAAGCAGTTACCCGCTTTAATGTCCGCGCCCTCGCCCGAGATAACAGTGTCGCCCTTTTGCAGTCCGAGCGGCGCCAAGATATAACGCTTTTCGCCGTCGGCATAGTGAAGAAGAGCTATGAACGCCGTGCGGTTGGGATCGTACTCGACGGTCGCGACCTTGGCGGGAATGTTGTCCTTATTGCGCTTGAAATCGATAACGCGGTACTTTTGACGGTTGCCGCCGCCGATATGGCGCACTGTGATTTTGCCCGAGAAGTTACGTCCACCCTTGTGGCTCTGCTCCCTCAACAGGGGCTTATACGGCTTGTCGCCGGTGAGCTCGGGCGCGGCGATGACGGTTTTGAACCGCGTGCCGGGCGTAATCGGTTTATATCTCTTAATAGCCATTGTTATTCACCTCTTACGAAAGCGTTTCGAAGAACGGGATCGCCTTCGAATCGGGATTGAGCGTAACGTACGCTTTCTTGCCCTTGGACGTGTAACCGCCCGTTCTGCCTTGACGCTTGTACTTGCCGCGAACGTTAACTACGTTTACGCTCTCGACTTTAACGTCGAACGCGCTCTCGACGGCAGCTTTGATCTGCGTCTTGTCCGCGCGGCGGTCTACCATGAATACGTAACGCTTGGCGTTAACGCCGTCGTTCGACTTTTCGGTGAGTACCGGACGAATGATGATATCCTGTGCTATCATTGTGCCGCTACCTCCTTAGCAGTGTATTTTTGTTCGAGCGCCTTGATAGCGTCGACGGTCGTGAGCATGACCGCATTGGCGACAACGTCGTAAACGCTGAGCTGTTCGCTCGCCGCCGTTCTGACCTTTTCTAAGTTCTGCGAAGCGCGAAGCGCGTTTACGCTGCCGTTGGGCAGGACCAAAAGCACACGGCTTTCGAGTTTGAGCGCTTTAAGCACCGCTGCCATCTGCTTGGTCTTAGGCTCGATTTCGAGCTTGTCGAGAACGATAAGGTTGCCGTCCGAAAGCTTGGCGGAAAGCGCGGAAGTAAGTGCGTTCATTCTGACAAGCTTGTTGATCTTTTTGCGGAAGCTTCTGGGCTTCGGGGCGAAAACTACGCCGCCGCCCTTCCACTGCGGTGCGCGGATAGAGCCTTGACGGGCGTTACCCGTGCCCTTTTGACGCCACGGCTTTTTGCCGCCGCCGGTGACCTCGGTACGCGTGAGCGTGCTCTTGGTGCCCTGGCGCGCGTTAGCCATTTGCGCAACGACCGCCTGATGGATTATCGCTTCGTTATACTCGACGCCGAAAACGCTGTCGTCGAGCTCCATAGTGCCGGCAGAACTGCCGTCTTGCTTATATATCTTAATAGTAGGCATTGTTTAACTCTCCTCGACCTTATTTCACCGTCTCTTTAACGGTAACAAGTCCGCCCTTCGGTCCGGGCACGGCGCCGCGGATAAGCAGCACGCCGCGCGCCTGATCGACCTTGACGACTTTCAGGTTCTGAATGGTGACGTTCTCGTGACCGTACTGACCGGGCATTTTAAGGTTCTTAATGCGACGGGACGGGTTGGAGTTGGCGCCCGTAGAACCGACCTCGCGGTGAACGGGACCGGTACCGTGCGTCATTTTAAGACGGTGGTGGTTCCAACGCTTGATAACGCCGGTGAAACCTCTGCCCTTGGTAACGCCCGAAACGTCGACCATGTCGCCCGCTTCGAACATCGTGCAGTCGATAACGTTGCCAACCTCGTAGCTGTCCGCGTTCTCGTAACGGAACTCGCGGAGATAGCGCGCGGGCTTGGCTTTTGCTTTCTTATAAAGACCGGCTTCCGGCTTGTTAAGCTTACCTTCCTTGATTTCCTCGAACGCGCAAACAGCAGCGCTGTAACCGTTCTTTTCGACGGTGCGCTTGTCCACGACGGTCATAGGACCGCAAAGCACGACGGTAACGGGAATCGCTACGTCGTTTTCTCCGAAAATCTGCGTCATGCCGAGCTTCTTACCTAAAATTGCTTTTTTCATGATATTCGGCCCCCAATTACAGCTTTATCTTGATGTCTACGCCGGCGGGCAGGTCTAAACGCATGAGCGAATCGACCGTCTTGCCGGACGGACTGTATATATCGATAAGGCGGGAATAAGTTCTAAGCTCGAATTGTTCCCTCGAATCCTTATGCTTGTGAACAGAGCGAAGTATGGTCACGACTTCCTTTTGCGTGGGCAGCGGAATAGGACCGCAAACTTTCGACCCCGTCTGCTTGGCGGCGTCTACGATGCGCGCAGCCGAACTGTCGACTAGCTCGTGATCGTACGCTCTCAGTTTGATTCTGATTTTTTGGCTTGACATTGTTCGTTTCTCCTTGTGTCCGCTTTTGCGCCCACCCCAATATGTTGGGGCTTTTCACGCGCTCGGGCGTGCCGTTTTTTGTGAATTTTTTTCGGGGCTTCTCGGCCCCGACACCATCACAAAAGTTGCTACACTTTTCGCGTAGCCTAACTATTATAAACCATATACCTTACCTTGTCAACTGTTTTATATAAGATTATAAAAACTTTTTAAGAATTTTTTAGGGGATAGGGCTTAGGGGAAAGGGGTCAGGGAAGGATAATTAGGAATGATTGTGTTTGTTTATGTTGCAAGCTTGCGGCGGTTCGCCTAGATACCTCGACTTCGCTCGGTATGATGAGAGTTAGTATTTTCTTTTCTCTAATATCGTTACAAAAGTCACAGCTACAATACCATCATCCCGACCGCAGTGGAGGGATCTAGCGGAACCCGCGCATAGTGGTTAAGTCGTACCACCAACCAATTCCTAATTACTAATTAAAAAGAACGGCTGTACCGATCCACTCGATACAGCCGCCCTTAATTACTGATTGCTAATTCCTACACTTTATTACGCATTGCTGATGCAGACGCTCATGGTCGTGCCGTTGCTGAGCGTGCCGCTGTACGACGCGATACCGCCGCTGAGCGTTCCGCCGACCTTGAACTCGACCTTGATCTTGCCTTTCGCGCCCTGGATTACGTATTCGATATTGCCCTGGGCCTTTTCGCTCGAGCTGACCATGGTAGCGGTTGCGCCGATACCCTTATCTCTGCGAATTCCGGTAAGCTTCTTCATCCAGTTATAAATAGAATCGGATTTTTTCATTTGCGTTTCTACGCTGTCGATAAGGCTTACGTTCGCGCCCCAAAGTTCGAGCGTGTAGGTATCGTAGCCGATAGCAAACGACGCGTTGCCGCTGTCCTTCCACTTCATGGGCTGACGGTATACCCTATCCTCGTGCGAAGCACTCGCCGTGGACGAGGTCGAGCCGGTGTCGAGCGTGTACTGCATAACGCCGTCCATACCGATCTCGTCGCCGTAGTATATCCAGCTGAGACCGGGAAGGGTCATGTTTGCCGCATAGTACATTTTAAGAAGGATATCCGAATCCTTAACGTTCTGTGCGGTAGAAATCTTTTTATATTCATCACCGTTATCGCTACCGTACGACAGCCATACGCGGTTGCGCGCGCGCGGCATATCGTGGTTGGAAGTGAATTGGCCGCCGACGTACTTAGGGTTGAACGCCGAGAACAATTGCTGTCCGCGTTTGTAGTAGGTGGTGATATTGGCGATCGAGCCTTTGCTGCCACCGTTCGCAACGCCCGAAGCGCAGGCGATGCCGCGAGGGATAGCATAGTAAAGGTTGAAGTCGAACTGACTGTCAATGCCCTGATAGAAGCCCGCGATACGTGCGTCCCAACCGTCGAGCGTTTCGCCTACGACGAAAGCGTTGGGATACTTGCTTTTAAGTCTGTGATTGAACTCACGGTAGAAGTTGAAGTTACGGCGCGCGTCGTAAGAATAATCGCCGTCGGGGCCGTTGTCGTCTACGTAGTCGTAGTTGACCTTGCCGTTAGCCGACGCGCCGTCGGCAAACTTTCTGCTGCCGCTGAGCGAGTTACCTTTGCCGACAACCTCGTTCTTCATGTAAATATGCTTAACGGCGTCGAGACGGAAACCGTCGAGACCGTATTGCATCCAGTAATCGCATACGTCGAGAATTGCGTCGCGCACCGGCTGATAGTCATAGTTGAGCTCGGGCATGGTGTCGAACGACGAATAGTAGTAGTAGCCGTAAGAGTCGCCTATCCACTGTTTTTGGTCGGCGGCGGAGAGCTGTTTGTATTTGTTCTCGTTGATCCAGCTATAGAACTGACGATAATCTACAACCGTGCCGTCCTCGCGCGTTTCCTTAACGAGAGCCTGGGACTTGACGAACCACTCGTTGGCTTTGCTCGTATGGTTGAGAACGAAGTCCATAACGATCTTCATTCCTCTCTGGTGTACGCCGTCGACGAGCGCGCGGTAGTCCGCCGCAGTGCCAAAGCGCGGGTCAACCGATTTATAATCGTTGATATCGTAGCCGTGGTAGTTAGTGCTCTCTTGGAAAGGCGTAAGCCAGATAACGTCTATGTTAAGGTCTTTAAGGTAATCGAGCTTGCTGATTATGCCTTTAAGATCGCCAATGCCGTCGCCGTCGCTGTCGCAGAAGCTGGCGATAAAGATTTGGTAACCGACGCCAAGCTTGTCGGCATCGTCAACGCCTTTCGTCCAAACGGGATAGTTATTATCGTTGGTGCTCTTAATGAACATCGGGTTGCCGCTCGCGTCCTTAAAAGAAGCGCCCGTCTTGTCGTTATACGTAATGGCGGAGCCTGTCTGGATATTTGCGTACGGATTGTCTACCGAAACCGATGTATCATGATAATCCTTGCCATTACCTACGTTGAACTGCTTAACGAACCAATGTACAGAGCCGTCGTCTCTTACATACTGCTTTATGGGAAGATAGTTGTTATCGCCGTCGTTCTTCCAATAGCCTGTGCCCTTGCGAGTGCTTATCATGAAAAGCTGGAAGCCGATGGATGTAATATCATTGCCGTTTGCGTACTTGTCGTAACGCACGGAAAGCGCGGGGTCGCGCGGCTTTTGGTTTATGCCGTCCCAGCCTGCGTCATTATAGGTATGCGCAAGCTCTACGTCGTATACCGCACCGCTTTCATCGATCCAAGCGGCGTTGAACAAGCGACCTTCCTCGTTCTTCGGCCACAGCCAAAGACCCCAATCCTCGTAAACGGTAGATTTGACTGCATTGTTATAATCGGGCGCATCCGCGGAAAGCGTTGCCGACGGCGTTACTTCCTCACTCTCCTTGTGGTCGCCGCGAAGATAGTGTATGTACAGGTGACCGGGCTTTGACCAAGTGCTGATGTTTTTATCGTAATCGGACACCTGCGCCTCGACGAACTTAGCAGTAACCGTTATATTGCCGCTGATGATGGTTTTATCGTCGATTTTTGTTTCACCGTTAAACCAGCCCTCGAACTTATGGCGGGCATACGTAGGTTGAGGCAAAGTCTTGTTGTCGTCGCTGACAGACTTGCCTTGGGATACGGTCATGCTCTCAGAGCCGAGCTGTGCGCCACCCGCTTTGTCCTCAGCGCTGAGAACGAAAGTAATTGTATACGTTTTTCTGTCGCTTGTGCCGGGGTCATCCTCGCCGTCACCACGCGCGTCCTTGTTACACGCGATAAGCGGAAGCGCCAAGACAAAGCAAAGAATAAAAGCCAATGCTCTCCTGAATTTCATCACATTCCTCCATGCTGAAATTAATTGCTTATATAGTATACACCTGCAAAGTTGATTTGTCAATGGTTTTCACAGAAAAACGGACGGGATAAAAGTTCCCGTCCGCGCTCTCTATCATTATATATATGTATTATATTAATAGAATGTGGCGAATTTGACCGAGT
The window above is part of the Clostridiales bacterium genome. Proteins encoded here:
- the rplV gene encoding 50S ribosomal protein L22 → MAKRMKEKTARVEERREQRPFATAKHVRIAPDKVRIVLALIRGRNVAEAMAILQATPKAASEQVFKVLNSAAANAEHNKGLSVDDLYVAEAYADIGPTLKRFQPVSKGRAHHILKRTSHITVILDTKEDK
- the rpsS gene encoding 30S ribosomal protein S19, encoding MSRSTKKGYYVDAKLMKKAEAMAEVQDKRPIKTWSRASTIFPQFIGLTFAVHNGKKFVPVYVTADMVGHKLGEFAPTRTFLGHAGESKTKGR
- the rplB gene encoding 50S ribosomal protein L2, which produces MAIKRYKPITPGTRFKTVIAAPELTGDKPYKPLLREQSHKGGRNFSGKITVRHIGGGNRQKYRVIDFKRNKDNIPAKVATVEYDPNRTAFIALLHYADGEKRYILAPLGLQKGDTVISGEGADIKAGNCLPLANIPVGTLVHNIEMLPGRGGQMARTAGAAAQLMAKEGKYATLRLPSGEMRMVLQRCKATIGQVGNLDHELVSLGKAGRKRHMGVKPTVRGVVMNPCDHPHGGGEGKSPIGRPSPVSPWGKPTLGKKTRSKHKASDKFIVKRIN
- the rplW gene encoding 50S ribosomal protein L23, translated to MIAQDIIIRPVLTEKSNDGVNAKRYVFMVDRRADKTQIKAAVESAFDVKVESVNVVNVRGKYKRQGRTGGYTSKGKKAYVTLNPDSKAIPFFETLS
- the rplD gene encoding 50S ribosomal protein L4, coding for MPTIKIYKQDGSSAGTMELDDSVFGVEYNEAIIHQAVVAQMANARQGTKSTLTRTEVTGGGKKPWRQKGTGNARQGSIRAPQWKGGGVVFAPKPRSFRKKINKLVRMNALTSALSAKLSDGNLIVLDKLEIEPKTKQMAAVLKALKLESRVLLVLPNGSVNALRASQNLEKVRTAASEQLSVYDVVANAVMLTTVDAIKALEQKYTAKEVAAQ
- the rplC gene encoding 50S ribosomal protein L3, with the translated sequence MKKAILGKKLGMTQIFGENDVAIPVTVVLCGPMTVVDKRTVEKNGYSAAVCAFEEIKEGKLNKPEAGLYKKAKAKPARYLREFRYENADSYEVGNVIDCTMFEAGDMVDVSGVTKGRGFTGVIKRWNHHRLKMTHGTGPVHREVGSTGANSNPSRRIKNLKMPGQYGHENVTIQNLKVVKVDQARGVLLIRGAVPGPKGGLVTVKETVK
- the rpsJ gene encoding 30S ribosomal protein S10, whose protein sequence is MSSQKIRIKLRAYDHELVDSSAARIVDAAKQTGSKVCGPIPLPTQKEVVTILRSVHKHKDSREQFELRTYSRLIDIYSPSGKTVDSLMRLDLPAGVDIKIKL